From the genome of Eucalyptus grandis isolate ANBG69807.140 chromosome 2, ASM1654582v1, whole genome shotgun sequence, one region includes:
- the LOC104432591 gene encoding transcription factor HY5-like, translated as MSAQRHGDGGKVDVASVQVGMEPTGSSSSSSWRTRQDGNDLTSPSCALKKKNKREENDEDLFTVPDMEARPAVNSTGNSNVHVSEQQEADQAQTAIPGKRRRGRNPVDKEYKRLKRLLRNRVSAQQARERKKVYVNELESRARELQDNNVKLEEKISTLMNENMMLRKILMNTRPKVDESADSKQ; from the exons ATGTCTGCGCAAAGGCATGGAGACGGCGGCAAAGTCGACGTAGCTTCGGTCCAGGTGGGAATGGAGCCAACAGGAtcgtcttcctcttcttcttggcgGACCAGGCAAGATGGGAATGATCTCACCTCTCCTTCTTGCGCcctcaagaagaagaacaagagag AGGAAAACGACGAGGACTTGTTCACGGTTCCGGACATGGAGGCTCGACCGGCTGTGAATTCTACGGGGAACAGTAATGTCCATGTCAGTGAGCAACAAGAAGCTGATCAGGCTCAGACGGCGATTCCCGGGAAGCGACGGAGGGGACGGAACCCTGTTGACAAGGAGTATAAGAGGCTCAAGAG GTTACTGAGGAACAGAGTCTCTGCTCAGCAAGCACGCGAGAGGAAGAAGGTGTACGTCAATGAACTGGAATCGAGAGCCCGCGAGTTGCAAGACAACAACGTGAAGCTGGAGGAGAAGATCTCAActttgatgaatgaaaacatGATGCTCAGGAAG ATTCTCATGAACACCCGGCCTAAAGTCGACGAGAGTGCAGACTCAAAGCAATAG
- the LOC104432592 gene encoding chromatin structure-remodeling complex protein BSH → MPMKPLPSSSSRVPVKFRIPTADNLVPIRLDIEIDGQRYRDAFTWNPSDPDSEVVVFAKRTVKDLKLPPAFVTQIAQSIQSQLADFRSYEGQDMFAGEKIVPIKLDMRVNQTLVRDQFLWDLNNFESDPEEFARTFCRDMDIQDPEVGPAIAFAIREQLYEIAIHNVTSARESRVSKKGRRGFEYVPASKAGGISLDLVKYFGHKTSVVRKRKDWDAFEPIVDILSSEEVDALEAREGKTTR, encoded by the exons ATGCCAATGAAACCcctgccttcttcttcctcgcgagTCCCCGTCAAGTTCAGGAT CCCGACGGCTGATAATTTGGTGCCGATCCGGCTGGACATTGAAATCGACGGCCAGCGGTATAGAGATGCGTTCACTTGGAACCCTTCAG ATCCTGATTCGGAGGTGGTAGTGTTTGCGAAGAGAACGGTGAAAGACTTGAAGCTTCCTCCAGCATTCGTAACACAAATTGCTCAGTCCATTCAA TCTCAGTTGGCCGACTTTCGCTCATATGAGGGCCAGGACATGTTCGCTGGAGAGAAAATTGTGCCAATTAAG cttGATATGCGAGTGAATCAGACTCTTGTAAGAGACCAGTTTTTGTGG GATTTGAACAATTTTGAAAGTGATCCTGAGGAGTTTGCTAGAACATTCTGTAGAGATATGGATATTCAAGACCCAGAAGTTGGG CCAGCAATTGCCTTTGCAATTAGGGAACAACTGTATGAG ATTGCTATTCACAATGTCACTTCAGCCAGAGAAAGCAGAGTAAGCAAGAAGGGTCGCCGGGGTTTTGAATATGTTCCAGCCAG TAAAGCAGGTGGTATCTCATTGGACTTGGTTAAATATTTCGGACACAAAACAAGTGTGGTCCG gaaaaggaaagattggGATGCATTCGAGCCCATTGTTGATATACTCTCGAGCGAGGAAGTAGATGCGCTTGAAGCGAGGGAAGGGAAGACAACTCGGTGA
- the LOC104432600 gene encoding uncharacterized protein LOC104432600 isoform X3 — MESKTHSPGVAGWKSLKAKGLAVIRYSHWKWPVARSEELVPIQAAVCGLVMREKSTGRGENLLMVKETISQKHTWEVNNFLKLDKEFSESKVFIAGNEKWKI; from the exons ATGGAATCAAAGACGCATAGCCCTGGAGTCGCTGGTTGGAAAAGTTTAAAG GCCAAAGGATTGGCTGTAATTCGTTACTCTCATTGGAAATGGCCTGTTGCTAGGTCTGAAGAGTTGGTTCCCATCCAAGCTGCAGTTTGTG GTCTCGTGATGAGGGAAAAGAGCACTGGCAGAGGAGAGAATCTGTTGATGGTAAAGGAAACGATCAGTCAGAAGCACACGTGGGAGGTCAACAACTTCTTGAAATTGGACAAGGAATTCTCCGAGTCGAAAGTATTCATAGCCGGGAACGAGAAATG GAAAATATAA
- the LOC104432600 gene encoding uncharacterized protein LOC104432600 isoform X1: MESKTHSPGVAGWKSLKHHARVLLESFSRRISYDSSLLLQAKGLAVIRYSHWKWPVARSEELVPIQAAVCGLVMREKSTGRGENLLMVKETISQKHTWEVNNFLKLDKEFSESKVFIAGNEKWKI; this comes from the exons ATGGAATCAAAGACGCATAGCCCTGGAGTCGCTGGTTGGAAAAGTTTAAAG CACCATGCCAGGGTCTTGCTGGAATCATTCTCAAGGAGAATAAGTTATGACTCTTCTCTTCTGCTGCAGGCCAAAGGATTGGCTGTAATTCGTTACTCTCATTGGAAATGGCCTGTTGCTAGGTCTGAAGAGTTGGTTCCCATCCAAGCTGCAGTTTGTG GTCTCGTGATGAGGGAAAAGAGCACTGGCAGAGGAGAGAATCTGTTGATGGTAAAGGAAACGATCAGTCAGAAGCACACGTGGGAGGTCAACAACTTCTTGAAATTGGACAAGGAATTCTCCGAGTCGAAAGTATTCATAGCCGGGAACGAGAAATG GAAAATATAA
- the LOC104432600 gene encoding uncharacterized protein LOC104432600 isoform X2 — METLSMIRVGSQIIHGGIEAKGLAVIRYSHWKWPVARSEELVPIQAAVCGLVMREKSTGRGENLLMVKETISQKHTWEVNNFLKLDKEFSESKVFIAGNEKWKI; from the exons ATGGAAACTCTTTCGATGATTAGAGTTGGTTCTCAAATTATTCACGGGGGAATAGAG GCCAAAGGATTGGCTGTAATTCGTTACTCTCATTGGAAATGGCCTGTTGCTAGGTCTGAAGAGTTGGTTCCCATCCAAGCTGCAGTTTGTG GTCTCGTGATGAGGGAAAAGAGCACTGGCAGAGGAGAGAATCTGTTGATGGTAAAGGAAACGATCAGTCAGAAGCACACGTGGGAGGTCAACAACTTCTTGAAATTGGACAAGGAATTCTCCGAGTCGAAAGTATTCATAGCCGGGAACGAGAAATG GAAAATATAA